CTCACTGCCAGCTCTTCGAGCTGCGGCTGCTCGTACCTAATACGAGGAGAGACTCCTAGAGAACACGAAACAAATCGGTTGACTAATAGACGAACACTGAAGTCTGAAAGCAAGATGGTGTTCTGTGCCACTCTCCTTTTCCATGGGGAGGGCAAATTTATAGGGAATCGAGGTCGGAGAAGTTGCACGCGTAGTTCTGTGAGTCCTGATCGGCGTTCTGCCACAGATTTTGCCAGAATGTGCTACAATGAAGAACATGATCTCACGAGATCTATCAGATACGAAGTCGATGGTCGGATGGTGCACACGAATATCAACGAAGAACACTCAACTACGCACTAGGTACCTTTATTGCGGCTCGTTTCTTTCGGGTGAGAGGTGAAACCCATAGAGAAAGGAACGTTCGAGGAACACCGAACACACGCAATATTTGAACGAGCGTCAGCCTAGTGGTCTTCTTCAAGCAAACTAGTTACCATTTCGTCGGATCTACGTGGAACATAGGAGCTGAAGGGTACAGGAATTGCCTGGGGAAAAAAATTGGACATTTGTGCAGCGGGTTCCTTAAGTTTCTAACTGTCGCAGAAGTGATGCCGTTTCCTCAGCGTTATGCTTTGTTGAGCTCCAGTCCCAAACCGTGCTACATGTCAAGGAGTGCGAGAGGATTCCACTTAAGGGCATATATCGGACCCTGTATCGTTCACAATCTACTCAACCGTCTCCCTCGAGCTAACTTGAAAACACGAGGACTCCGTAAAAAAAAGAAGTCAGTTTGTTTTCATCATCCCTTATCAAGCAGAAGTTACCCCGCTGGAACACGAACAACGAAAATGCGAAACGGGGACCCTGGAAATACCCCTCATCGAGTTTGCGTCCCTCGCAATGTTTAAAAGATTGGCCCGTTATGACTTAACAATGGTGACCGGGTCAACATTTCGAAAAACAGCCTGTTCAATATCGCGAACAATTGTGTGGGCGTCGGTGATAATGTTTAGTGAGGCAACGGCCACGCGCAGCGCGTGAAGCGACTTTGGCAGGAGTTCGGAACTTGTGAACAACTCGGGATTCAAAAGTTCGAGAATATCTTCTAGCAACTCCAGCTGGCTATCTGAAGCggatgcacagacacacagaggcACCTCACATGTTCTTTCACAAAACAGCGATATTTCTGCACCAGATATTACCAGCTGTCCGTGTGCTACGAATATGAACGTGTAGCGTGGAAACCCGCTTTCGCATCACTCGCTTTAGCAGAGCCAGCTATGCTCGCCACCTGCCCGAATGAACCGTCGTGAAAGAGTGAAGATACCCAATAGTGCGACATGCAATCCATCGGATCTCGCGGCACACTGTGAGGTCCATTAACGCGCCGCAAGTGAGTTTGTCGTGGTTAAAGCGTACGAAACGCTTTTCACAGCGGCAGCTTGCATTTTCGCTAGTGCAGTGACAGCGCAAGCAGTGCTGCCTCTCCTAATCCCTACAGCCAGCTGAATCAATGTGGCAAGCCAGAAGGGAGTGCACTCTGAATGCCTGTTCTTTACAACAAACACACAGCAACGCCGGTCAGCCGCACCGGATGCCTCACCAGTTGTGTCGATCTTGTTCGTCGCCACGACGAAGTCGTTTTGCATGTCTTGAAGTAAGCGTTTCAATGGTTCATCAGGCATTGCAGCAATGGCGTTGTCAATCGGCTCAAAGTACTCTTTCAAAACGGACGTACTGCGCTCTATGTCTGCTACTTCCTGTGACCTCCTCCGGAGCAGTTCCTGAAAGGCGCGGCAAGACCTTGAAAGCCACATGGCATCAGCAGTCGACTTTAAAAGAGATTCATGAGACCCCCTCGGCGCAGTCACTAAGCCACTCCAGAAAGCGTTGTCGAATTTTGCCCAGTTTCCCACGGATGTATATACTGGCGTTGAAGGTACGCATGTAACACAAACAGATCTGTCCGCCTCCACCTTATCCGCGAATTTTCACAATGCATGCAAAGTCAAGGAAACAGCCATCTACAGGGATTGCGGTCCTTCTTCACCCGCACGGAACATCGCCCCGCGTCTCCTTACCTGTACAGAAGCGACGTCAGTCTCGGGGCTATCCAGCATGGTCTTGAGCTCATCAAAAAACGCGATGTCTCCCTGCCTTTCTTCATCAGTAGCCAAGTGGTAGTGAGCGCGGATAGCCCGGGCCTGAACGCCTACGCGAGTGTTCTCCAGCTCGTTCAGCTCGGACTGGAAACGCTGGGATATCTGTCGAAGGAGATCCCTAAAGAGAATCAGCGGCTCTTCATTCGGAGCCAGTTGCCACTCCGGGCTGATATATGACTCCCAGAGATCCTGTGGAGGATCTGGCGCGTACCTCttccgcagcagcagcaccgCGACCGACTGAAAAAGAGTCCAGACGCCAACCGCAAACCGTTCAGTAAAAGTTCCCAAGAAACCTTCACTTTAAAAAGCCTTGATACATCAAGGGAACCGGTGAGTGTCCAACGCTCGACCGGAACCCACAGCAACCGCAACTGGAGTTCGAATCGACGACCAAGCCTTCACAACTCGACGGAGGTAGCTAGAATTTTGTCGAAAAACCCTACGCGGAAAAGACGTCACTCGGCACGATTGGCTACTTGGTTGTAACATGAAGACGTTTCTGGTGGACTGCATTTTATCTTGTCATGCGATTCCGCTCCTGCGAAGGCAACTCAAAGCAATATGCCGTTTGCCAAAATCGGCGTATCTGCCCAGGGGTTCCCTAAACCCTCAAGTgtcagaaacgcatgcagcttctCCCGGTCGCCTACACTTGTCATGTCGGGATCCATCTCGTCGGGAAGAACGAGCAGAACCTGGCGATAGTATTTTCCGAGAACCTCCAAAGCATCGTGGCTTAAGCGGTGGCGTAGAACAAGCGTTGTCGATTGGTCGATCTCCTCAAAAATCTTGAGACTTAGTGCAACAGGGTAATTCATGTCCGAGTGCAAGACGTCCATGGGAATGTCGCTGTACTGATCTTGAATCAGCTGCAATCAAGGACAGACTCAAAAGTTTTAACGGTGCACAAACTGTATCAAATTCACAGGCTCTCTTGGACGCGGGCCTTGCATTGTTATCTACTGACGCCACTCTCGCTCTAGGCAAGGATTCACATGAGACCTCCACGACAGCTGAGAGTCGACACAAAGCCTCCACGTTTCAACTGAGAATGCAGAAAACCTTCATCCGAACCGCGAAGCGTCAACTACCACGACCGCCGTTGCGTGAGACACAGCATGGGGAGGCCAACAGATCAAGAAGCGGGTTGTCCTTGAAACAGTGCGAAGTATCTCCTGGAGAGTCGAAACTAGAGGATACATCGAGGATGTCAACTCTCTTTTACCCTCAACTGTCCGGTGAAGAACTTAGTATCCCGTACTCCAAACAGTTCGGCTTTTCCCTTCGTCTACAGTCAGAGTTCAAAAACAAGTACATCTGCTGGCTAAACAACAGGCTGGACTTCCATGTCCAACAACATTAAGGTTACTCCTCGTCGGCAGTAGTATCACAGATACGGACGAAACTTCGACCATGGAGACATGCTGTGGTTCTTCGGAACGAGAGGGTGCCCACGAAACGGCTCAGCGAGACGCTTACACTTTCAGCcatggagaaaaaagcaacgAGGCGTTCGCGCTCTCCCAAGTTGTTTTGCTTCATGCAGAAAATGTGGACGTTGTCCTTCATTGAACAGATTCCGAGGGCGGAAGCGAGGAACTTGTCACAGACCTCAGGCTCTTTCTCGATCACGATCACACGGCGTGTCTTCTGAAGGGCACACGAAGAGTCGCGGCGGACAGAAAAATACACGAGAGCGTCTTGGACAAACCGCTGGCCTGCTGCTCCCATACCGGTGCCATGTCGTTCACGGATATAGCCTGTCAACTCGTGAATGTGGGGAGCTGCCTCATGAGAACGCGGTATCACAAACGAAGATCCGGGCTCCGCACGAAAAAAAGCCACCTTTCAAGTCTCAAGGCCGCACAAGAAgcgcttcctttttccttggAGTTTCCTGAAACTGAGACGTACCGccgcgaaaac
This genomic interval from Toxoplasma gondii ME49 chromosome VIIb, whole genome shotgun sequence contains the following:
- a CDS encoding hypothetical protein (encoded by transcript TGME49_263560~Signal peptide predicted by SignalP 2.0 HMM (probability 0.843) with cleavage site probability 0.217 at residue 22~Predicted trans-membrane domain (TMHMM2.0):6-29) — translated: MADFTILWFCASVCALGALILSSSDFTFLVAATTAIQKMNILFTHLKSREAILERIRAIRAEAAGTGSAEESDSSVRSAAAELSEVCVHPELVGNDVLKVMSAVKDDTEQRAEHTRERSDERVAALEAAPEKALESDKQAARAFRKLAKKQLEQILAANIEDQTVFLFGASNEVFVFAAKTRRVIVIEKEPEVCDKFLASALGICSMKDNVHIFCMKQNNLGERERLVAFFSMAESLIQDQYSDIPMDVLHSDMNYPVALSLKIFEEIDQSTTLVLRHRLSHDALEVLGKYYRQVLLVLPDEMDPDMTSSVAVLLLRKRYAPDPPQDLWESYISPEWQLAPNEEPLILFRDLLRQISQRFQSELNELENTRVGVQARAIRAHYHLATDEERQGDIAFFDELKTMLDSPETDVASVQELLRRRSQEVADIERSTSVLKEYFEPIDNAIAAMPDEPLKRLLQDMQNDFVVATNKIDTTDSQLELLEDILELLNPELFTSSELLPKSLHALRVAVASLNIITDAHTIVRDIEQAVFRNVDPVTIVKS